The Streptomyces sp. CC0208 genome window below encodes:
- a CDS encoding TerD family protein has protein sequence MPKGSNAPVPTTALRVELGWRSGPGVPDADASALLLVGGKVRSDADFVFYNQPQHSSGAVRHEGKRTDGGRVTDTLLVDLARVEPSVETVVLAASADGGTFAGIPDLYIEVRDAARGTVAARFDSTGATVETAFVLGEFYRRQGAWKFRAVGQGYDSGLEGLATDFGITVDEPQQAAPVAPPPTPSSQPVRLSKVTLTKAAPSVSLAKQGGTSGTMRVNLNWQVRKQFSGWGSKRGRAVAMHADLDLDLCALYELADGRKGVVQALGNTYGALHQPPYIHLDGDDRTGAVASGENLTVNLDHKRDFRRILVFVTIYEGARSFADLHATVTLQPQHGAPIDFSLDECTVPSTVCALALITNTGDDLVVQREARYLVPDRGVSPQRTVDQVYGWGMNWTPGRK, from the coding sequence ATGCCGAAAGGGTCGAACGCGCCGGTGCCCACGACGGCGCTGCGCGTCGAATTGGGCTGGCGCTCCGGGCCGGGGGTCCCCGACGCGGATGCCTCGGCCCTGCTGCTCGTCGGCGGAAAGGTTCGTTCGGACGCCGACTTCGTCTTCTACAACCAGCCGCAGCACTCCTCCGGAGCCGTCCGCCACGAGGGCAAACGGACCGACGGCGGCCGGGTGACCGACACGCTGCTCGTCGATCTCGCGCGCGTGGAACCGTCGGTGGAGACCGTCGTCCTCGCCGCTTCCGCGGACGGCGGGACCTTCGCCGGCATTCCGGATCTTTACATCGAGGTGCGGGATGCGGCGCGGGGAACCGTGGCGGCGCGGTTCGACAGCACGGGCGCGACCGTAGAAACCGCTTTCGTGCTCGGGGAGTTCTATCGCCGTCAGGGCGCTTGGAAATTCCGTGCCGTCGGCCAGGGCTACGACAGCGGACTGGAAGGTCTGGCAACGGACTTCGGGATCACCGTGGACGAGCCCCAGCAGGCGGCACCGGTGGCACCACCACCCACCCCTTCCTCGCAACCGGTCCGCCTTTCCAAAGTCACGCTGACCAAGGCGGCTCCCTCCGTCTCCCTCGCCAAACAGGGCGGCACCTCGGGCACGATGCGCGTGAACCTCAACTGGCAGGTGCGTAAACAGTTTTCGGGCTGGGGCAGCAAGCGCGGCCGCGCGGTGGCCATGCACGCCGACCTCGACCTCGACCTGTGCGCCCTGTACGAGCTCGCCGACGGCCGCAAGGGGGTCGTCCAGGCGCTGGGCAACACCTATGGAGCCCTGCACCAGCCGCCGTACATCCACCTCGACGGCGACGATCGCACCGGTGCCGTGGCGAGCGGCGAGAACCTCACCGTGAACCTCGACCACAAACGGGACTTCCGGCGCATCCTCGTCTTCGTGACCATCTACGAGGGCGCGCGCTCCTTCGCCGACCTGCACGCCACGGTCACCCTCCAGCCGCAGCACGGCGCCCCGATCGACTTCTCCCTCGACGAGTGCACGGTGCCCTCGACGGTATGCGCGCTGGCCCTGATCACCAACACCGGCGACGACCTGGTCGTGCAGCGCGAGGCCCGCTATCTGGTGCCCGATCGCGGGGTGAGCCCGCAGCGGACGGTGGACCAGGTCTACGGCTGGGGCATGAACTGGACACCGGGCCGCAAGTGA
- a CDS encoding NUDIX domain-containing protein has product MATPDFIRTLRRSIGHDLLWLPGVSAVVFDDEGRVLLNRRSDTGKWSLLGGIPEPGEQPAACAVREVEEETGVHCVVERVVVVQALRPVTYDNGDTCQYMDISFRCRAVGGEARVNDDESLDVDWFAVDALPELNEFGMLRIKQALMDAPTWFDPMSSE; this is encoded by the coding sequence ATGGCTACTCCTGACTTCATCCGCACCCTGCGGCGTTCCATCGGCCACGACCTCCTCTGGCTCCCCGGCGTCAGCGCCGTCGTCTTCGACGACGAGGGCAGAGTGCTGCTCAACCGCCGCTCGGACACCGGCAAGTGGTCGCTGCTCGGCGGCATCCCGGAACCGGGGGAGCAGCCCGCGGCCTGCGCGGTGCGGGAGGTCGAGGAGGAGACGGGCGTGCACTGCGTCGTCGAGCGGGTCGTCGTGGTCCAGGCGCTCAGGCCCGTGACGTACGACAACGGCGACACCTGCCAGTACATGGACATCTCGTTCCGCTGCCGGGCAGTCGGCGGCGAGGCCCGGGTCAATGACGACGAGTCCCTTGATGTGGACTGGTTCGCGGTGGACGCCCTGCCGGAGCTGAACGAGTTCGGGATGTTGCGGATCAAGCAGGCGCTGATGGACGCACCCACATGGTTCGACCCCATGAGTTCCGAGTGA
- the lnt gene encoding apolipoprotein N-acyltransferase, which produces MTVTATSVDESDRLESQSAPASRWAVRLRRLVPAAAAALSGVLLYVSFPPRTLWWLALPAFAVFGWVLRGRGWKAAFGLGYLFGLGFLLPLLVWTGVEVGPGPWLALVAIEAIFVALVGVGIAAVSKLPGAPVWAAALWIAGEAARARAPFHGFPWGKIAFGQADGVFLPLAAVGGTPVLGFGVVLCGFGLYDVVRLVVERRGTGAVRRPAAAVALLSVAVPVVGAFAARTLVSDKAEDGTVTVAAIQGNVPRAGLDFNTQRRAVLDYHARETERLAAEVKAGKVDRPDIVLWPENSSDVDPFADATAAVVIEQAAKAIDAPISVGGVVERDGKLYNEQILWDPVKGPTDTYDKRQIQPFGEYLPLRGLVGAINKNWTSMVRQDFSRGSKPGVFQMANAKVGLVTCYEAAFDWAVRSEVTDGAQLISVPSNNATFDRSEMTYQQLAMSRVRAVEHSRTVTVPVTSGVSAIIMPDGRITQRTGMFVADSLVQKVPLRSTQTPATRLGILPEMALVLVAAGGLGWAVGAGVRRRRAEGA; this is translated from the coding sequence GTGACCGTCACCGCAACTTCCGTGGACGAGTCGGACCGGCTGGAATCGCAGTCCGCGCCCGCCTCCCGCTGGGCCGTCCGGCTCCGCCGTCTCGTCCCGGCCGCCGCCGCGGCGCTCTCCGGAGTGCTGCTCTACGTCAGTTTCCCGCCTCGCACCCTGTGGTGGCTGGCCCTGCCCGCCTTCGCCGTCTTCGGCTGGGTGCTGCGTGGCCGTGGCTGGAAGGCGGCTTTCGGCCTCGGCTATCTCTTCGGCCTGGGCTTTCTGCTGCCGCTGCTGGTGTGGACCGGCGTCGAGGTCGGCCCCGGACCCTGGCTCGCCCTGGTGGCGATCGAGGCGATCTTCGTCGCGCTGGTGGGCGTGGGCATCGCCGCCGTCTCCAAGCTGCCCGGGGCGCCGGTGTGGGCGGCCGCGCTGTGGATCGCCGGAGAAGCGGCACGCGCGCGTGCGCCGTTCCACGGCTTCCCCTGGGGCAAGATCGCGTTCGGGCAGGCCGACGGCGTCTTCCTGCCGCTCGCCGCGGTGGGAGGCACGCCCGTCCTGGGCTTCGGCGTCGTCCTGTGCGGCTTCGGCCTCTACGACGTCGTGCGGCTGGTCGTCGAGCGGCGGGGGACCGGTGCCGTACGGCGGCCCGCCGCGGCCGTAGCCCTGCTGAGTGTGGCCGTACCGGTGGTGGGGGCGTTCGCGGCCCGGACGCTGGTGAGCGACAAGGCCGAGGACGGCACCGTGACGGTCGCCGCCATCCAGGGCAACGTGCCGCGCGCGGGCCTGGACTTCAACACCCAGCGGCGGGCCGTGCTCGACTACCACGCGCGCGAGACCGAGCGGCTGGCCGCCGAGGTGAAGGCCGGCAAGGTCGACAGGCCCGACATCGTGCTGTGGCCGGAGAACTCCTCCGACGTCGACCCCTTCGCCGACGCGACCGCGGCCGTCGTCATCGAACAGGCGGCCAAGGCCATCGACGCACCGATCTCCGTCGGCGGGGTCGTCGAGCGGGACGGCAAGCTCTACAACGAGCAGATCCTGTGGGACCCGGTCAAGGGCCCCACCGACACCTATGACAAGCGGCAGATCCAGCCGTTCGGCGAGTACCTTCCGCTGCGGGGGCTCGTCGGAGCGATCAACAAGAACTGGACCTCCATGGTCCGCCAGGACTTCAGCCGGGGCAGCAAGCCGGGCGTCTTCCAGATGGCCAACGCCAAGGTCGGCCTGGTCACCTGCTACGAGGCGGCGTTCGACTGGGCCGTGCGTTCCGAGGTGACCGACGGTGCGCAGCTGATCTCCGTGCCGAGCAACAACGCGACCTTCGACCGCAGCGAGATGACCTATCAGCAGCTCGCGATGTCCCGGGTACGGGCCGTGGAGCACAGCCGCACCGTCACGGTGCCGGTGACCAGCGGCGTCAGCGCGATCATCATGCCGGACGGGAGGATCACTCAGAGGACCGGCATGTTCGTGGCCGACTCGCTGGTGCAGAAGGTGCCGCTGAGGTCGACGCAGACCCCTGCGACCCGGCTCGGCATCCTGCCCGAGATGGCTCTGGTGCTGGTGGCCGCGGGCGGGCTCGGCTGGGCCGTCGGCGCCGGAGTGCGCAGGCGTCGCGCCGAGGGCGCGTAG
- a CDS encoding GAF domain-containing protein → MSSDHRQSVERPAGSAEAPFLELLARGASADAYEQPVLIARAEGRPAERIAALEEAKAVALRVRSELEGRRRREAELSALFETAHDLAGLRDLDAVLRAIVQRARSLLGTDVAYLSLHDPARGDTYMRVTEGSVAARFQQLRLGMGEGLGGLVAQTARPYVTDDYFKDDRFQHTLAIDSGVRDEGLVAILGVPLTLGHHVIGVLFAADRRARVFEREQIALLGSFAALAAAAIDTANLLTETRSALTELERANEIIRDHSGVIERASEVHDRLAELVLRGGGVHDVAAAVSAILDGAVEFTEIAPTEALEASRAEGHAVRHGDDWIAAVAAGGELLGALVLRGHPGLDPVDQRTLERAAMVTSLLLLARRSAAEAEQRVRGELLDDLLDARDRDPRLLRERAARLDADLDATHVVLAARLDSPAPDADQEAAARRRLWSAASHLAATRHGLAAARDGGTVLLLPLTAGDTATELARRTAGHLGTAVHEAVTVGASAPVRDLAVQLDAVAAAYEEGRRCLEALRLLGRSGDGAAAEDFGFLGLLLAGDRDIAGFVERTIGQVVAYDERRGTDLLRTLDAYFTCGMSPARTKDELHVHVNTVAQRLERVGRLLGEDWQSPARALEIQLALRLHRLSAPPRH, encoded by the coding sequence ATGTCCAGCGATCACAGGCAGTCCGTCGAGCGCCCCGCCGGCAGTGCCGAGGCACCCTTCCTCGAACTGCTGGCCAGGGGCGCGTCCGCCGACGCCTACGAACAGCCCGTGCTGATCGCCCGCGCCGAGGGAAGGCCGGCCGAGCGGATCGCAGCGCTGGAAGAGGCCAAGGCGGTCGCCCTGCGCGTGCGCTCCGAGCTGGAGGGTCGGCGCCGTCGGGAGGCCGAGCTGTCCGCCCTGTTCGAGACCGCCCACGACCTGGCCGGCCTCCGGGACCTCGACGCGGTGCTGCGGGCCATCGTGCAGCGCGCCCGCTCCCTGCTCGGCACCGACGTGGCCTATCTCAGCCTGCACGACCCGGCGCGAGGTGACACCTACATGCGGGTCACCGAGGGCTCGGTCGCGGCCCGCTTCCAGCAGCTGCGGCTGGGGATGGGCGAGGGGCTCGGCGGACTGGTCGCCCAGACCGCCCGCCCCTACGTCACCGACGACTACTTCAAGGACGACCGCTTCCAGCACACCCTCGCCATCGACTCGGGTGTCCGGGACGAGGGCCTGGTCGCCATCCTCGGTGTGCCGCTGACGCTGGGGCACCACGTCATCGGCGTGCTGTTCGCGGCGGACCGGCGTGCCCGGGTCTTCGAGCGGGAGCAGATCGCGCTCCTCGGGTCCTTCGCCGCGCTGGCCGCGGCCGCCATCGACACCGCGAACCTGCTCACCGAGACCCGCTCGGCCCTGACCGAGCTGGAGCGGGCCAACGAGATCATCCGGGACCACAGCGGTGTCATCGAGCGTGCCTCCGAGGTCCACGACCGGCTCGCCGAACTGGTGCTGCGCGGTGGCGGGGTGCACGACGTGGCGGCGGCCGTCTCCGCAATCCTCGACGGCGCGGTCGAGTTCACCGAGATCGCCCCCACGGAGGCACTGGAGGCATCCCGGGCCGAGGGCCATGCCGTACGGCACGGGGACGACTGGATCGCCGCGGTCGCCGCCGGCGGAGAACTCCTCGGTGCCCTCGTGCTGCGCGGCCACCCCGGGCTCGACCCCGTGGACCAGCGCACCCTGGAGCGTGCCGCGATGGTCACCTCGCTGCTCCTGCTGGCCAGACGCTCTGCCGCCGAGGCCGAACAACGGGTGCGCGGCGAACTCCTGGACGACCTGCTGGACGCCCGGGACCGCGACCCCCGTCTGCTGCGTGAGCGGGCCGCCCGGCTGGACGCCGATCTCGACGCCACCCATGTCGTGCTGGCCGCCCGTCTCGACAGCCCGGCGCCGGACGCCGACCAGGAGGCGGCCGCCCGAAGACGCCTGTGGTCCGCGGCCTCCCACCTCGCCGCCACCCGGCACGGCCTGGCCGCCGCCCGCGACGGCGGCACCGTCCTGCTGCTGCCCCTCACCGCCGGCGACACGGCCACCGAACTGGCCCGCCGCACCGCCGGGCACCTCGGCACGGCCGTCCACGAGGCGGTGACCGTCGGCGCCTCCGCCCCGGTCCGCGACCTCGCCGTCCAATTGGACGCCGTGGCCGCCGCCTACGAGGAGGGCCGCCGCTGCCTAGAGGCGCTGCGCCTTCTGGGCCGCTCGGGGGACGGCGCGGCCGCCGAGGACTTCGGCTTCCTCGGGCTTCTGCTGGCCGGTGACCGGGACATCGCGGGCTTCGTCGAGCGGACCATCGGCCAGGTGGTCGCCTACGACGAGCGCCGGGGCACCGACCTCCTGCGCACCCTCGACGCCTACTTCACGTGCGGGATGAGCCCGGCCCGCACCAAGGACGAGCTGCACGTCCACGTGAACACCGTCGCCCAGCGCCTGGAGCGTGTGGGCCGTCTGCTCGGCGAGGACTGGCAGAGCCCCGCTCGTGCGCTGGAGATCCAGCTCGCGCTGCGGCTGCACCGGTTGTCGGCGCCGCCACGGCACTGA
- a CDS encoding DUF6643 family protein produces the protein MTSPRSTYGGGYYSASFPDTPIYDSLVAERGTPQIAPIRVPAAYDVPASHLPALPSALPALPAGPSYSSYGYPQAQQPSPLQQAPAAYIPQQAAAPRGYPGPQQQPRPAGPGMGTGYEAMRPAAPRPAPAAPYQDPYNNQQYRGY, from the coding sequence ATGACCTCCCCCCGCTCCACTTATGGCGGCGGCTACTACTCCGCCTCCTTCCCGGACACTCCGATCTACGACTCACTCGTGGCCGAGCGGGGCACCCCGCAGATCGCCCCGATCCGGGTGCCGGCCGCGTACGACGTCCCGGCGAGCCACCTGCCCGCGCTGCCGTCCGCGCTGCCCGCTCTTCCCGCGGGTCCCTCCTACTCCTCCTACGGCTATCCGCAGGCGCAGCAGCCCTCTCCGCTGCAGCAGGCGCCCGCGGCGTACATCCCGCAGCAGGCCGCCGCGCCCCGCGGTTACCCCGGACCGCAGCAGCAGCCGCGTCCGGCCGGCCCGGGCATGGGCACGGGCTACGAGGCGATGCGCCCCGCGGCTCCCCGGCCCGCTCCGGCGGCTCCCTACCAGGACCCGTACAACAACCAGCAGTACCGCGGGTACTGA
- a CDS encoding aspartate/glutamate racemase family protein: MKIALLDSGIGLLAATAAVRRLRPDADLVLSLDPDGMPWGPRTPDDIIGRALTLAEAAAAHGPEALIIGCNTATVHALTALRARLEPDLPVIGTVPAIKPAASAGGPFAIWATPATTGSPYQRGLLAEFADGVPATEVPCHGLAEAVEHADEAAIDAAVAAAAALTPEDVTTVVLGCTHYELVAERIRAAVQRPGRPPLVLHGSAGAVAAQALRRIGEQPAPEAAATGTLTVLLSGREGAALPAPALAYAEGRLLRTATPAR; the protein is encoded by the coding sequence GTGAAGATCGCGCTCTTGGACTCCGGAATCGGTCTGCTGGCGGCCACCGCCGCGGTACGGCGACTGCGCCCCGACGCCGATCTCGTGCTCTCCCTCGACCCGGACGGCATGCCGTGGGGTCCCCGGACCCCGGACGACATCATCGGGCGCGCGCTCACCCTCGCCGAGGCCGCCGCCGCTCATGGCCCCGAGGCCCTGATCATCGGCTGCAACACCGCCACCGTGCACGCCCTGACCGCCCTGCGCGCCCGTCTGGAGCCGGATCTGCCGGTCATCGGCACCGTCCCCGCGATCAAGCCCGCGGCGTCCGCCGGCGGCCCCTTCGCTATCTGGGCGACCCCCGCCACCACCGGCAGCCCGTACCAGCGCGGTCTGCTCGCGGAGTTCGCCGACGGGGTGCCGGCCACCGAGGTGCCCTGCCACGGCCTCGCCGAGGCGGTGGAGCACGCCGACGAGGCCGCCATCGACGCCGCCGTCGCCGCGGCCGCCGCCCTGACCCCCGAGGACGTGACGACCGTCGTCCTGGGCTGCACCCACTACGAACTGGTCGCCGAGCGCATCCGCGCCGCCGTACAGCGCCCCGGCCGTCCGCCGCTCGTCCTGCACGGCTCCGCCGGAGCGGTCGCTGCCCAGGCGCTGCGCCGGATCGGCGAGCAGCCCGCGCCCGAGGCCGCGGCCACCGGCACCCTCACCGTGCTGCTGAGCGGACGCGAGGGCGCCGCCCTGCCCGCCCCCGCCCTGGCCTACGCGGAGGGCCGGCTCCTGCGAACGGCCACTCCCGCCCGCTGA
- a CDS encoding 3-hydroxybutyrate dehydrogenase — MTLSSAHPGPHAPALDLGGRTALVTGAAGGIGRACALRLAAAGAKVRAVDRDAAGLDALAERATGLAGTVEPHVLDLTDLDAAEHAAAGTDVLVNNAGIQLVRPIEEFPPEVFHTVLTVMLEAPFRLIRGALPHMYGQGWGRIVNVSSVHGLRASAYKAAYVAAKHGLEGLSKTAALEGAPHGVTSNCVNPAYVRTPLVERQITDQARAHGIPEERVVSEVLLQDSALKRLIEPEEVAEAVAYLCGPHASFVTGTSLVLDGGWTAH, encoded by the coding sequence ATGACCCTCAGCAGCGCCCACCCGGGCCCCCACGCCCCCGCACTAGACCTCGGCGGCCGCACCGCCCTCGTCACCGGCGCCGCCGGTGGCATCGGCCGTGCCTGTGCGCTGCGGCTCGCGGCGGCCGGGGCCAAGGTGAGAGCGGTCGACCGGGACGCGGCCGGCCTGGACGCGCTCGCCGAGCGGGCCACGGGGCTGGCGGGCACCGTCGAACCGCACGTCCTCGACCTCACCGACCTGGACGCCGCCGAGCACGCCGCCGCGGGCACCGACGTCCTCGTCAACAACGCCGGCATCCAACTGGTGCGCCCCATCGAGGAGTTCCCGCCCGAGGTGTTCCACACGGTGCTGACCGTGATGCTGGAGGCACCGTTCCGTCTGATCCGCGGCGCCCTGCCGCACATGTACGGGCAGGGGTGGGGGCGGATCGTCAACGTGTCCTCGGTGCACGGTCTGCGTGCCTCGGCCTACAAGGCGGCCTATGTGGCCGCCAAACACGGGCTGGAGGGTCTGTCCAAGACGGCCGCCCTCGAAGGCGCCCCCCACGGCGTGACCTCGAACTGTGTGAACCCCGCCTATGTGCGCACCCCACTGGTCGAGCGGCAGATCACCGACCAGGCCCGGGCGCACGGCATCCCCGAGGAGCGGGTGGTGTCCGAGGTGCTGCTCCAGGACAGCGCGCTCAAGCGGCTCATCGAGCCGGAGGAGGTCGCCGAGGCCGTGGCCTACCTGTGCGGCCCGCACGCGTCCTTCGTCACCGGTACGTCACTCGTCCTCGACGGCGGCTGGACCGCGCACTGA
- a CDS encoding O-antigen ligase family protein produces MTSVAGSEEDGDRRNVSDVVGVLVLGACAAWSLITAAAHDGRPEGVLLALLAVAAGYAAGRISGALLPVAAPCAAALTGVGLAAGLPHLTPGPEIVGPLGHAGATAALLTLATGAACCAAWTTAAPTLRVLLRLLALAIVVAAAALDSVSGLVTCAAVLLCSLAAGRTRHRGPGIAGLALAATAATGLTWAVAGNAVPDGLTESLRGRLTPHRIELWHDALHLAREDTVLGVGPGRFGELSTTAAQSLVPDGKPHSAPLQMAAEQGMIGVLLLAAAFCWLLYALWRSPRPTPVVLTAGAALTVLAAIAALGNALSFTMVSVGVGLLAGLATAHPLTDEPARK; encoded by the coding sequence ATGACGTCTGTGGCCGGTTCCGAGGAGGACGGCGACAGACGAAACGTTTCTGACGTGGTGGGCGTACTGGTGCTCGGTGCCTGTGCCGCCTGGTCGCTGATCACCGCGGCCGCGCACGACGGTCGTCCGGAGGGCGTGCTGCTAGCCCTGCTGGCCGTCGCCGCGGGATACGCCGCCGGCCGGATCTCGGGGGCGCTGCTGCCGGTCGCCGCTCCTTGCGCCGCCGCGCTGACCGGAGTGGGCCTGGCAGCCGGGCTCCCCCATCTCACGCCAGGACCGGAGATCGTCGGTCCCCTGGGTCACGCGGGGGCCACGGCCGCCCTGCTGACGCTCGCCACCGGTGCCGCGTGCTGCGCCGCCTGGACCACCGCCGCCCCCACCCTCCGCGTCCTGCTGCGGCTGCTGGCGCTCGCCATCGTGGTGGCGGCGGCCGCCCTCGATTCGGTGTCCGGGCTGGTCACCTGCGCCGCGGTGCTGCTGTGCTCGCTCGCCGCGGGCCGGACGCGCCACCGCGGCCCGGGCATCGCCGGTCTCGCCCTCGCCGCGACCGCGGCGACCGGCCTGACCTGGGCGGTGGCCGGGAACGCGGTGCCGGACGGGCTCACCGAGTCACTGCGCGGCCGGCTCACCCCGCACCGGATCGAGCTGTGGCACGACGCCCTCCACCTGGCCCGCGAGGACACCGTCCTCGGTGTGGGTCCGGGCCGCTTCGGGGAGCTCAGTACGACGGCGGCCCAGTCCCTGGTGCCGGACGGGAAACCGCACTCGGCACCGCTTCAGATGGCCGCCGAGCAGGGGATGATCGGTGTGCTGCTGCTGGCCGCGGCCTTCTGCTGGCTGCTGTACGCGCTGTGGCGCTCTCCTCGCCCCACGCCGGTCGTCCTGACCGCGGGCGCCGCCCTGACGGTGCTGGCGGCGATTGCCGCGCTCGGCAACGCGCTGAGCTTCACCATGGTGTCGGTGGGCGTCGGGCTTCTGGCGGGCCTCGCGACAGCCCACCCGCTCACCGACGAACCGGCCCGGAAGTGA
- a CDS encoding glycosyltransferase encodes MGQTARVSAIAWTAAVSLAAWLWLLLCQGFFWRTDVRLPPEREPAAWPSVAVVVPARDEAEVLPASLPSLLAQDYPGRAEVFLVDDGSTDGTGELARELARRQGGLPLTVSSPGEPPPGWTGKLWAVRHGIGLARARDPEYLLLTDADIAHEPDSLRRLVAAAHAGGFDVVSQMARLRVESLWERLVVPAFVYFFAQLYPFRRIGKRGGRTAAAAGGCVLLRAEAAERARIPDAIRHAVIDDVALARAVKGGGGHIWLGLAERVDSVRPYPRLHDLWRMVSRSAYAQLRHNPLVLFGTVLGLALVYLVPPVAVVTGLATGSAATVVPGALAWLVMTGTYVPMLRYYRQPLWLAPLLPFTAFLYLLMTVDSAVQHYRGRGAAWKGRTYARPDAVVGEER; translated from the coding sequence GTGGGGCAGACTGCGCGCGTGAGCGCCATCGCGTGGACCGCCGCCGTATCCCTCGCCGCCTGGCTGTGGCTGCTGCTGTGCCAGGGGTTCTTCTGGCGCACGGATGTGAGACTCCCGCCGGAGCGGGAGCCGGCGGCCTGGCCGTCCGTGGCCGTGGTGGTGCCGGCTCGCGACGAGGCCGAGGTGCTGCCCGCGAGTCTTCCCTCCCTCCTGGCCCAGGACTATCCGGGGCGGGCGGAGGTCTTCCTCGTCGACGACGGCAGCACGGACGGCACCGGAGAGCTGGCACGGGAACTGGCGCGCCGGCAGGGCGGCCTGCCGCTGACCGTGTCCTCACCGGGTGAGCCGCCGCCGGGATGGACCGGCAAGCTGTGGGCCGTACGCCACGGCATCGGCCTGGCACGCGCGCGTGACCCCGAATACCTGCTGCTGACGGACGCCGACATCGCCCACGAGCCGGACAGTCTGCGGCGGCTGGTCGCCGCCGCGCACGCCGGGGGCTTCGACGTCGTCTCGCAGATGGCCCGGCTGCGGGTGGAGAGCCTGTGGGAGCGGCTCGTGGTGCCGGCGTTCGTCTACTTCTTCGCGCAGCTGTATCCGTTCCGGCGGATCGGCAAGCGAGGTGGGCGGACGGCGGCCGCGGCGGGCGGCTGTGTCCTGCTGCGCGCCGAGGCCGCCGAGCGCGCGCGGATCCCGGACGCCATCCGGCACGCGGTCATCGACGACGTGGCCCTCGCGCGGGCCGTGAAGGGCGGGGGCGGCCACATCTGGCTGGGTCTCGCCGAGCGGGTGGACAGTGTGCGCCCCTATCCCCGGCTGCACGACCTGTGGCGGATGGTGTCGCGCAGCGCGTACGCCCAGTTGCGCCACAACCCTCTTGTGCTGTTCGGAACGGTCCTCGGGCTCGCGCTGGTCTACCTGGTGCCGCCGGTCGCCGTCGTCACGGGCCTGGCGACGGGAAGCGCGGCGACCGTGGTGCCCGGTGCTCTCGCGTGGCTCGTCATGACGGGGACGTACGTCCCGATGCTCCGCTACTACCGGCAGCCGCTGTGGCTCGCTCCCCTGCTGCCGTTCACCGCGTTCCTCTATCTCCTGATGACGGTCGACTCGGCGGTGCAGCACTACCGGGGGCGCGGCGCGGCCTGGAAGGGCCGCACCTACGCGCGCCCGGACGCCGTCGTCGGCGAGGAGAGGTGA